Proteins encoded together in one Oryzias latipes chromosome 11, ASM223467v1 window:
- the LOC105355020 gene encoding uncharacterized protein LOC105355020 isoform X3 encodes MFFFVIVCHVCFLLTGLICCTRDSEGIHLSVPEDHHVCLPCEPSNSSDVIWTLRNRRVLVTRQGNYQTNQDHQHYVLSRSDLCLLQLDDSDDGEYRCNHQLVAELHVLMGHDFRVSAGWTLLLPCRGSSKPKQRWFRQREGGRREAIFTLFKNGTGKPEAKENSRLSYGNDALQIQDLQPEDAGEYLCNGILQAKVSVLSVPPEPTSIPSSSSTSPQSAVAITVVDLKKKRNPEKVLLTAAVVGLALIVVLMVVVCVLLTSIKCRRKKKKSRLAATQELHDTELQLWSTSSAPTETMELDSCSLPEEDIHYASLGRPTWRERPVWTPTNQSQVIYSSIITRPAAED; translated from the exons ATGTTCTTTTTTGTAATCGTCTGccatgtttgttttctgctcACGGGTTTGATCTGCTGCACCAGAGACTCTGAAG GTATCCACCTTTCAGTCCCTGAGGATCACCATGTCTGCCTGCCGTGTGAGCCCTCTAATAGTTCGGATGTGATCTGGACTCTTCGGAACAGGAGGGTCCTGGTGACCCGACAGGGAAACTACCAGACCAATCAGGACCACCAGCACTATGTTCTCAGCCGCAGTGACCTCTGCCTCCTTCAGCTCGACGACTCTGACGACGGAGAGTACCGCTGTAACCACCAGCTGGTAGCCGAGCTGCACGTGCTCATGG GTCATGATTTTAGAGTGTCTGCTGGTTGGACACTCCTGCTCCCCTGCAGAGGCTCCTCCAAACCCAAACAGAGGTGGTTTCGACAGCGAGAAGGAGGGCGGCGGGAGGCCATCTTTACCCTCTTCAAGAACGGTACAGGGAAACCGGAAGCGAAGGAAAACAGTCGCCTCAGCTACGGTAACGATGCCCTGCAGATCCAGGACCTGCAGCCAGAGGACGCTGGAGAGTATCTGTGCAACGGCATCCTGCAGGCAAAAGTCAGCGTCCTCTCAG TGCCCCCAGAGCCAACAAGCATCCCATCATCCTCCAGCACGTCTCCACAGTCTGCTGTCGCGATCACAG TGGTTGACTTAAAGAAGAAGAGAAATCCTGAGAAAG TTCTGTTGACGGCGGCTGTGGTTGGTTTGGCGTTAATCGTCGTCCTCATGGTTGTGGTTTGTGTTTTACTGACCAGCATAAAGTgcaggagaaagaaaaagaagagcagACTCGCAG CCACACAGGAACTCCACGACacagagctgcagctgtggAGCACATCCAGCGCTCCCACTG AAACTATGGAACTGGATAGTTGCTCCCTGCCTGAAGAAGATATTCACTACGCTTCTCTGGGACGACCGACCTGGAGGGAGAGACCCGTCTGGACCCCAACGAACCAGAGCCAAGTGATCTACTCCTCCATCATCACCAGACCTGCAGCTGAAGACTGA
- the LOC105355022 gene encoding uncharacterized protein LOC105355022, which produces MAPLLWVVFLLYAAGCCPSSSSSSPGPSSVLVIQKGQNVSLSCNLSSSGEVTWYLLRSEQLLPLLTQRSSKLSGGDTADVHSGNKRLGWAGAVESGQVSLEINEVQEEDAGLYFCARRLEASEHVNGGIQLTMSGADGKKPIRDRAQPCWTLGVWVLTALVFLCFVVLVGFCLSSGKPVCCCDLHQWNNRLPVTKEESLHYSSLKHVGKPRRTDREELVTYSTVSHKNNVSGPQNHR; this is translated from the exons ATGGCTCCTCTgctttgggttgtttttctCCTGT ATGCTGCAGGATGCTgcccatcctcctcctcctcctcacctggTCCCAGCTCCGTTCTGGTGATCCAGAAGGGCCAGAATGTTTCTCTGAGCTGCAACCTGTCTTCCAGCGGAGAGGTCACCTGGTACCTGCTGCGCTCCGAGCAGCTGCTGCCTCTGCTCACCCAGAGATCCAGTAAACTCTCAGGTGGAGACACAGCAGACGTCCACTCTGGAAACAAACGCCTAGGCTGGGCAGGAGCCGTGGAGAGCGGCCAGGTCAGCCTGGAGATCAATGAGGTGCAGGAGGAGGATGCTGGGCTGTATTTCTGTGCCAGGCGCCTCGAAGCAAGTGAGCATGTAAATGGAGGAATCCAGCTCACAATGAGtg gagCTGATGGGAAGAAGCCAATCAGGGACCGGGCCCAGCCATGTTGGACTCTGGGAGTTTGGGTGCTCACAGCTTTAGTTTTCCTCTGCTTTGTAGTCCTGGTTGGATTCTGCCTGAGTTCAG GAAAACCTGTTTGCTGCTGTGATTTACATCAATGGAACAACAGGCTGCCCGTAACAAAG gAGGAATCTCTGCATTATTCCAGTCTGAAGCATGTAGGAAAACCTCGCCGCACAGACAGGGAGGAGCTTGTGACGTATTCTACTGTGAGCCACAAAAACAACGTCAGCGGTCCACAAAACCATCGATAA
- the LOC101155700 gene encoding uncharacterized protein LOC101155700 — translation MPDPKLCLEALEALSGCQIQSTTGASQMTPQDFVNIVALREFYKQAGFKELEYESIGTLSLQDFDDRDLYSSPPALCQGPEASLKPVVKINLQNFFHPEFDFDFTHVKDGDKKFLRGNEEYIRPCGWDRAALRVAQQYDGGDQWLGTGTSAWPVSYHGQGMDGSLGIILTREGKPDDAPQFLEACAASLIRDETRGRGVYSTPDIKLAEQYCKQFTSKVDGRRYKVLLQNRINPQSRKPCNREGLWLVYIPENSTDVKTKAIVQESLRPYGLLLKLA, via the exons ATGCCGGACCCTAAGCTGTGTCTGGAGGCTCTGGAGGCTCTCTCTGGCTGTCAGATCCAGTCCACAACCGGCGCCTCGCAGATGACGCCGCAGGACTTTGTCAACATTGTGGCTCTCAGGGAGTTTTACAAGCAGGCTGGATTTAAGGAACTGGAGTATGAAAGCATAGGAACCTTATCCCTGCAGGACTTCGATGATCGAGACCTTTACAGCTCCCCTCCGGCTTTATGTCAGGGACCCGAAGCCAGCCTGAAACCCGTAGTCAAAATAAATCTGCAGAACTTCTTCCATCCGgagtttgactttgactttaccCATGTGAAG GATGGCGATAAGAAGTTCCTGCGTGGGAATGAGGAGTACATCCGCCCCTGTGGGTGGGACCGCGCCGCCCTGCGAGTCGCGCAGCAGTACGACGGCGGCGATCAGTGGCTCGGGACGGGGACGAGTGCCTGGCCCGTCTCCTACCACGGACAGGGCATGGACGGCTCGCTCGGCATCATCCTGACCCGTGAGGGGAAACCGGACGACGCCCCACAGTTCCTGGAAGCTTGTGCCGCGTCCCTGATCAGAGATGAGACGAGGGGAAGAGGGGTGTACTCCACGCCTGACATCAAGCTGGCTGAGCAGTACTGCAAGCAGTTCACATCCAAGGTGGACGGGAGGCGGTACAAAGTGCTTCTGCAGAACCGCATCAACCCACAGAGCAGGAAGCCGTGCAACAGGGAAGGTCTCTGGTTGGTGTACATCCCCGAAAACAGCACTGACGTCAAGACAAAAGCCATCGTGCAAGAGTCCCTTCGTCCATACGGGCTGCTGCTGAAGCTGGCATGA
- the LOC105355020 gene encoding uncharacterized protein LOC105355020 isoform X2: MFFFVIVCHVCFLLTGLICCTRDSEGIHLSVPEDHHVCLPCEPSNSSDVIWTLRNRRVLVTRQGNYQTNQDHQHYVLSRSDLCLLQLDDSDDGEYRCNHQLVAELHVLMGHDFRVSAGWTLLLPCRGSSKPKQRWFRQREGGRREAIFTLFKNGTGKPEAKENSRLSYGNDALQIQDLQPEDAGEYLCNGILQAKVSVLSVPPEPTSIPSSSSTSPQSAVAITEVVDLKKKRNPEKVLLTAAVVGLALIVVLMVVVCVLLTSIKCRRKKKKSRLAATQELHDTELQLWSTSSAPTETMELDSCSLPEEDIHYASLGRPTWRERPVWTPTNQSQVIYSSIITRPAAED, encoded by the exons ATGTTCTTTTTTGTAATCGTCTGccatgtttgttttctgctcACGGGTTTGATCTGCTGCACCAGAGACTCTGAAG GTATCCACCTTTCAGTCCCTGAGGATCACCATGTCTGCCTGCCGTGTGAGCCCTCTAATAGTTCGGATGTGATCTGGACTCTTCGGAACAGGAGGGTCCTGGTGACCCGACAGGGAAACTACCAGACCAATCAGGACCACCAGCACTATGTTCTCAGCCGCAGTGACCTCTGCCTCCTTCAGCTCGACGACTCTGACGACGGAGAGTACCGCTGTAACCACCAGCTGGTAGCCGAGCTGCACGTGCTCATGG GTCATGATTTTAGAGTGTCTGCTGGTTGGACACTCCTGCTCCCCTGCAGAGGCTCCTCCAAACCCAAACAGAGGTGGTTTCGACAGCGAGAAGGAGGGCGGCGGGAGGCCATCTTTACCCTCTTCAAGAACGGTACAGGGAAACCGGAAGCGAAGGAAAACAGTCGCCTCAGCTACGGTAACGATGCCCTGCAGATCCAGGACCTGCAGCCAGAGGACGCTGGAGAGTATCTGTGCAACGGCATCCTGCAGGCAAAAGTCAGCGTCCTCTCAG TGCCCCCAGAGCCAACAAGCATCCCATCATCCTCCAGCACGTCTCCACAGTCTGCTGTCGCGATCACAG AAGTGGTTGACTTAAAGAAGAAGAGAAATCCTGAGAAAG TTCTGTTGACGGCGGCTGTGGTTGGTTTGGCGTTAATCGTCGTCCTCATGGTTGTGGTTTGTGTTTTACTGACCAGCATAAAGTgcaggagaaagaaaaagaagagcagACTCGCAG CCACACAGGAACTCCACGACacagagctgcagctgtggAGCACATCCAGCGCTCCCACTG AAACTATGGAACTGGATAGTTGCTCCCTGCCTGAAGAAGATATTCACTACGCTTCTCTGGGACGACCGACCTGGAGGGAGAGACCCGTCTGGACCCCAACGAACCAGAGCCAAGTGATCTACTCCTCCATCATCACCAGACCTGCAGCTGAAGACTGA